In Vanessa tameamea isolate UH-Manoa-2023 chromosome 19, ilVanTame1 primary haplotype, whole genome shotgun sequence, one genomic interval encodes:
- the Sec23 gene encoding protein transport protein Sec23A isoform X2 — translation MATYEEFIQQNEDRDGIRFTWNVWPSSRIEATRLVVPLVSLYQPLKERPDLPPIEYEPVLCTRNTCRAVLNPMCQVDYRAKLWVCNFCFQRNPFPPQYAAISEQHQPAELVPHFSTIEYTITRAQSMPPIFLLVVDTCLDEEELGALKDSLQTSLSLMPQNALVGLITFGRMVQIHELGTEGIYKCYVFKGTKDLSGKQIQEQLAIGRVNAPNPQQRTGAPAPQPPAHRFLQPVKQCDMALTDLLSELGRDPWPLGVGKRPLRSSGVALSLAVGLLEVTYPNTGARIMMFLGGPCSQGPGQVVNDELKQPIRSHHDIHKDNAKYMKKAIKHYEALSLRAATNGHAIDIYSCALDQTGLMEMKQCCNSTGGHMVMGDSFNSSLFKQTFQRVFAKDQKGDYKMAFNGTLEVKCSRELKITGAIGSCVSLNVKGPCVSDQEVGMGNTCQWKMCTFTPSTTMAIFFEVVNQHAAPVPQGGRGCVQLITQYQHSSGKRRVRVTTAARNWGDAAANLHHIAAGFDQEAAAVVMARLVVYRAEQEDGPDVLRWLDRMLIRLCQKFGEYAKDDPNSFRLSENFSLYPQFMYHLRRSQFLQVFNNSPDETTFYRHMLMREDLTQSLIMIQPILYSYSFGGPPEPVLLDTSSIQPDRILLMDTFFQILIYHGETIAQWRALRYQDMAEYESFAQLLRAPVDDAQEILQSRFPVPRYIDTEHGGSQARFLLSKVNPSQTHNNMYAYGGDGGAPVLTDDVSLQVFMEHLKKLAVSSTA, via the exons ATGGCGACCTATGAAGAGTTTATTCAACAGAATGAGGATAGGGATGGCATAAGGTTTACGTGGAATGTGTGGCCATCCAGTAGAATCGAAGCGACAAGGCTTGTCGTCCCATTAGTTTCTCTGTACCAACCTTTAAAGGAACGGCCAGATCTGCCTCCAATTGAATATGAACCTGTACTTTGTACACGTAATACATGTCGGGCAGTGCTAAATCCTATGTGCCAGGTTGATTATAGAGCTAAACTATGGGTGTGCAACTTCTGCTTCCAAAGAAATCCA TTCCCTCCACAATATGCAGCCATTTCAGAGCAACATCAGCCAGCTGAATTGGTTCCACACTTTTCTACAATAGAGTACACTATAACAAGAGCTCAGAGTATGCCTCCAATTTTCTTATTAGTTGTGGACACATGCTTAGATGAGGAAGAGTTAGGAGCACTGAAAGATTCCCTTCAGACATCTCTTAGTTTAATGCCGCAAAATGCTCTCGTTGGTCTTATTACATTTGGCCGAATGGTACAAATTCATGAACTTG gtACTGAAGGCATATACAAATGCTATGTATTCAAAGGGACGAAAGATTTGTCAGGAAAACAAATACAGGAGCAACTTGCTATTGGCCGTGTCAATGCACCAAATCCTCAACAACGAACTGGAGCACCAGCACCTCAACCACCAGCACACCGTTTCCTGCAACCCGTCAAACAATGTGACATGGCTCTTACTGACTTACTCAGTGAACTCGGTCGGGATCCATGGCCACTTGGTGTAGGCAAACGTCCTTTAAGAAGCAGTGGTGTTGCACTCTCGTTAGCTGTAGGTTTATTAGAAGTAACCTATCCCAATACTGGTGCGAGAATAATGATGTTCCTCGGTGGGCCATGCTCTCAGGGTCCAGGTCAAGTAGTCAATGATGAATTGAAACAGCCTATTAGGTCTCATCATGATATTCACAAGGATAATGCAAAATATATGAAGAAAGCCATTAAGCACTATGAGGCTTTATCATTGAGAGCAGCTACTAATGGACATGCCATAGATATATATTCTTGTGCATTGGATCAAACTGGTTTGATGGAGATGAAACAGTGTTGCAACTCAACAGG gGGCCATATGGTGATGGGAGATTCTTTCAACTCTTCACTATTCAAACAAACTTTCCAAAGAGTTTTTGCTAAAGATCAAAAAGGTGACTACAAAATGGCCTTCAATGGAACCTTGGAAGTCAAATGCAGTCGTGAACTCAAAA tcACTGGTGCAATAGGTTCGTGTGTCTCGCTTAATGTAAAGGGTCCATGCGTGTCTGATCAAGAGGTGGGAATGGGCAACACTTGCCAGTGGAAGATGTGCACATTCACACCGAGCACTACTATGGCTATTTTCTTTGag GTGGTAAACCAGCATGCAGCACCTGTTCCCCAAGGCGGTCGAGGATGCGTTCAACTCATTACTCAATATCAGCACTCGAGTGGAAAGCGTCGTGTACGCGTCACTACTGCCGCTCGCAA CTGGGGCGACGCGGCGGCCAACCTGCACCACATCGCGGCCGGCTTCGACCAGGAGGCGGCGGCGGTGGTCATGGCGCGGCTGGTGGTGTACCGCGCCGAGCAGGAGGACGGGCCCGACGTGCTGCGCTGGCTCGACCGCATGCTCATCAGGCTG TGTCAAAAGTTTGGCGAATACGCGAAGGACGATCCGAACAGCTTCCGTCTCTCAGAAAACTTCAGTCTGTATCCGCAGTTCATGTACCACCTGCGGCGTTCGCAATTCCTGCAGGTCTTCAATAACTCACCCGATGAAACGACATTCTATAG gCACATGCTGATGCGGGAAGACTTAACGCAGTCTCTAATTATGATTCAGCCAATTCTGTACTCGTATAGTTTCGGAGGTCCGCCCGAGCCGGTGCTATTAGATACATCCTCCATACAACCAGATCGCATTTTGCTCATGGACACATTCTTCCAAATTCTTATCTATCACGGCGAG ACGATAGCCCAGTGGCGCGCGCTGCGCTACCAGGACATGGCGGAGTACGAGAGCTTCGCGCAGCTGCTGCGCGCGCCCGTGGACGACGCGCAGGAGATCCTGCAGAGCCGCTTCCCCGTGCCGCGGTACATCGACACCGAGCACGGCGGCTCGCAG GCGAGATTTTTACTCTCGAAGGTCAACCCATCGCAGACTCACAACAACATGTACGCCTATGGAGGG GACGGCGGCGCGCCCGTGCTGACCGATGACGTCTCCCTTCAAGTTTTCATGGAACATTTGAAGAAATTAGCCGTGTCGTCGAcagcttaa
- the Sec23 gene encoding protein transport protein Sec23A isoform X1, whose translation MATYEEFIQQNEDRDGIRFTWNVWPSSRIEATRLVVPLVSLYQPLKERPDLPPIEYEPVLCTRNTCRAVLNPMCQVDYRAKLWVCNFCFQRNPFPPQYAAISEQHQPAELVPHFSTIEYTITRAQSMPPIFLLVVDTCLDEEELGALKDSLQTSLSLMPQNALVGLITFGRMVQIHELGTEGIYKCYVFKGTKDLSGKQIQEQLAIGRVNAPNPQQRTGAPAPQPPAHRFLQPVKQCDMALTDLLSELGRDPWPLGVGKRPLRSSGVALSLAVGLLEVTYPNTGARIMMFLGGPCSQGPGQVVNDELKQPIRSHHDIHKDNAKYMKKAIKHYEALSLRAATNGHAIDIYSCALDQTGLMEMKQCCNSTGGHMVMGDSFNSSLFKQTFQRVFAKDQKGDYKMAFNGTLEVKCSRELKITGAIGSCVSLNVKGPCVSDQEVGMGNTCQWKMCTFTPSTTMAIFFEVVNQHAAPVPQGGRGCVQLITQYQHSSGKRRVRVTTAARNWGDAAANLHHIAAGFDQEAAAVVMARLVVYRAEQEDGPDVLRWLDRMLIRLCQKFGEYAKDDPNSFRLSENFSLYPQFMYHLRRSQFLQVFNNSPDETTFYRHMLMREDLTQSLIMIQPILYSYSFGGPPEPVLLDTSSIQPDRILLMDTFFQILIYHGETIAQWRALRYQDMAEYESFAQLLRAPVDDAQEILQSRFPVPRYIDTEHGGSQARFLLSKVNPSQTHNNMYAYGGAMPIPSADGGAPVLTDDVSLQVFMEHLKKLAVSSTA comes from the exons ATGGCGACCTATGAAGAGTTTATTCAACAGAATGAGGATAGGGATGGCATAAGGTTTACGTGGAATGTGTGGCCATCCAGTAGAATCGAAGCGACAAGGCTTGTCGTCCCATTAGTTTCTCTGTACCAACCTTTAAAGGAACGGCCAGATCTGCCTCCAATTGAATATGAACCTGTACTTTGTACACGTAATACATGTCGGGCAGTGCTAAATCCTATGTGCCAGGTTGATTATAGAGCTAAACTATGGGTGTGCAACTTCTGCTTCCAAAGAAATCCA TTCCCTCCACAATATGCAGCCATTTCAGAGCAACATCAGCCAGCTGAATTGGTTCCACACTTTTCTACAATAGAGTACACTATAACAAGAGCTCAGAGTATGCCTCCAATTTTCTTATTAGTTGTGGACACATGCTTAGATGAGGAAGAGTTAGGAGCACTGAAAGATTCCCTTCAGACATCTCTTAGTTTAATGCCGCAAAATGCTCTCGTTGGTCTTATTACATTTGGCCGAATGGTACAAATTCATGAACTTG gtACTGAAGGCATATACAAATGCTATGTATTCAAAGGGACGAAAGATTTGTCAGGAAAACAAATACAGGAGCAACTTGCTATTGGCCGTGTCAATGCACCAAATCCTCAACAACGAACTGGAGCACCAGCACCTCAACCACCAGCACACCGTTTCCTGCAACCCGTCAAACAATGTGACATGGCTCTTACTGACTTACTCAGTGAACTCGGTCGGGATCCATGGCCACTTGGTGTAGGCAAACGTCCTTTAAGAAGCAGTGGTGTTGCACTCTCGTTAGCTGTAGGTTTATTAGAAGTAACCTATCCCAATACTGGTGCGAGAATAATGATGTTCCTCGGTGGGCCATGCTCTCAGGGTCCAGGTCAAGTAGTCAATGATGAATTGAAACAGCCTATTAGGTCTCATCATGATATTCACAAGGATAATGCAAAATATATGAAGAAAGCCATTAAGCACTATGAGGCTTTATCATTGAGAGCAGCTACTAATGGACATGCCATAGATATATATTCTTGTGCATTGGATCAAACTGGTTTGATGGAGATGAAACAGTGTTGCAACTCAACAGG gGGCCATATGGTGATGGGAGATTCTTTCAACTCTTCACTATTCAAACAAACTTTCCAAAGAGTTTTTGCTAAAGATCAAAAAGGTGACTACAAAATGGCCTTCAATGGAACCTTGGAAGTCAAATGCAGTCGTGAACTCAAAA tcACTGGTGCAATAGGTTCGTGTGTCTCGCTTAATGTAAAGGGTCCATGCGTGTCTGATCAAGAGGTGGGAATGGGCAACACTTGCCAGTGGAAGATGTGCACATTCACACCGAGCACTACTATGGCTATTTTCTTTGag GTGGTAAACCAGCATGCAGCACCTGTTCCCCAAGGCGGTCGAGGATGCGTTCAACTCATTACTCAATATCAGCACTCGAGTGGAAAGCGTCGTGTACGCGTCACTACTGCCGCTCGCAA CTGGGGCGACGCGGCGGCCAACCTGCACCACATCGCGGCCGGCTTCGACCAGGAGGCGGCGGCGGTGGTCATGGCGCGGCTGGTGGTGTACCGCGCCGAGCAGGAGGACGGGCCCGACGTGCTGCGCTGGCTCGACCGCATGCTCATCAGGCTG TGTCAAAAGTTTGGCGAATACGCGAAGGACGATCCGAACAGCTTCCGTCTCTCAGAAAACTTCAGTCTGTATCCGCAGTTCATGTACCACCTGCGGCGTTCGCAATTCCTGCAGGTCTTCAATAACTCACCCGATGAAACGACATTCTATAG gCACATGCTGATGCGGGAAGACTTAACGCAGTCTCTAATTATGATTCAGCCAATTCTGTACTCGTATAGTTTCGGAGGTCCGCCCGAGCCGGTGCTATTAGATACATCCTCCATACAACCAGATCGCATTTTGCTCATGGACACATTCTTCCAAATTCTTATCTATCACGGCGAG ACGATAGCCCAGTGGCGCGCGCTGCGCTACCAGGACATGGCGGAGTACGAGAGCTTCGCGCAGCTGCTGCGCGCGCCCGTGGACGACGCGCAGGAGATCCTGCAGAGCCGCTTCCCCGTGCCGCGGTACATCGACACCGAGCACGGCGGCTCGCAG GCGAGATTTTTACTCTCGAAGGTCAACCCATCGCAGACTCACAACAACATGTACGCCTATGGAGGG GCGATGCCGATACCATCAgcg GACGGCGGCGCGCCCGTGCTGACCGATGACGTCTCCCTTCAAGTTTTCATGGAACATTTGAAGAAATTAGCCGTGTCGTCGAcagcttaa
- the LOC113399433 gene encoding uncharacterized protein LOC113399433 — translation MLCLCRVLLAAVAVSCTLSRIHANGPSTQRLDRIKDLMCVLLLSGMQKDDLDANMLNKLQRHNVNIHDFNNNYDRHEHKNKNHEDEIKFVDGQPELKSVLNFWKDIKIDNTSKTTESPLKISAVNENYRPEQKNKRNVPDASNSNESDAIQKLLVNFLLKNQNKNKPAKKILDSGDYNDVYLLGTRNNKKNTENYKTAGMPPVEMEPLKVMAMPIKQYSLISNPSKNDWQLKIPEGNSDRGQSETRPVSANILNAFQSYYPIKSRDKSVENSNVNNKEIENLHFNKFSDREQSSTIEKFIRPKMTEQKISQSIIKEIANSVKELVLNDLRKEIFQTTASYTTTEKLYNTRFITTKRGMFLLFIELIAPTVKIENSHVEQTILNKFMDLFEEIKTLNHKTLIISGENKKDNVLKEEAIHYTYPGVVPIINNRMVNTQSNYKTKQYIDSKSKKIYNFSQQMHKFRSNTSASIIEAPKKRALPITFQTNNMEIPPLGIPVDKPENPINQNIIVTTMRPYRIGESGVDDEKIISDSRNNYIPKISEIRILKSHEPTPYDLNHQNGKILTITNRDTDRLSLHRYKQPVHRGDGVKRGPRPRFHEKLERERDYFDNTKQREYTNRVDCCDERYAYSKQMVDCCNRKIASRQQMSLNHMKKLSSYDDTHFNNFLKSQKKVTDMLERILASRSRVRSVETA, via the exons ATGTTGTGCCTGTGCCGGGTACTGTTGGCTGCGGTGGCTGTCTCATGTACGTTATCTCGAATACACGCAAACGGTCCGAGCACACAGCGCTTAGACCGAATAAAAG aCTTGATGTGCGTTCTATTGTTGAGCGGAATGCAAAAAGATGACTTGGACGCGAACATGTTGAATAAACTCCAGCGACACAATGTAAACATACACGATTTCAACAATAA TTATGATAGAcatgaacataaaaataaaaaccacgaGGATGAGATAAAGTTTGTCGATGGCCAGCCCGAATTAAAGAGCGTTCTGAATTTCTGGAAAGATATCAAAATTGACAACACCAGTAAAACAACAGAATCTCCATTAAAAATAAGCGCAGTGAATGAAAATTACAGACCAGAACAGAAGAATAAAAGAAACGTTCCAGACGCTTCGAATTCAAATGAATCAGATGCCATTCAAaagttattagtaaattttcttttgaaaaatcaaaataaaaataaacctgcAAAAAAGATTCTTGACAGTGGAGACTATaacgatgtttatttattgggaACACgaaataacaagaaaaatacAGAAAACTATAAGACTGCTGGAATGCCACCTGTTGAAATGGAACCTTTGAAAGTTATGGCAATgccaataaaacaatattctcTAATCAGCAACCCTAGCAAAAACGATTGGCAACTTAAAATACCCGAAGGAAATTCAGACAGAGGCCAGAGCGAAACAAGACCAGTTAGTGCTAATATACTTAATGCCTTTCAATCGTATTACCCAATCAAATCGAGGGATAAAAGTGTTGAAAATTCAAATGTCAATAACAAAGAAATCGAGAACCTACACTTCAATAAATTTTCGGATCGTGAACAAAGTTCTACTATAGAAAAATTTATACGGCCTAAAATGACAGagcaaaaaatatcacaaagtATCATTAAAGAAATAGCAAATAGCGTTAAGGAATTAGTTTTAAATGATCTcagaaaagaaatatttcagACGACAGCGAGTTATACTACGACagaaaaactttataacacAAGGTTCATTACGACAAAAAgaggtatgttt cttttatttatagaattaatagCGCCAACAGTCAAAATAGAAAACTCACACGTTGAACAAacgattttaaacaaatttatggATCTGTTTGAAGAAATCAAAACTCTAAATcacaaaactttaattatatccGGCGAAAATAAAAAGGATAATGTGTTAAAAGAGGAGGCAATACATTACACTTATCCTGGAGTGGtaccaataataaataaccGTATGGTAAACACCCAAAGCAACTACAAGACGAAACAGTACATtgactcaaaatcaaaaaagaTCTACAATTTTTCTCAACAAATGCATAAATTTAGATCGAATACTTCTGCATCTATAATAGAAGCGCCCAAGAAAAGAGCACTGCCGATCACTTTCCAAACTAACAATATGGAAATTCCACCGTTGGGTATACCGGTTGATAAACCAGAGAAtccaatcaatcaaaatattatagtcaCTACAATGAGACCCTACAGAATCGGCGAGTCTGGAGTTGACGATGAGAAAATAATATCTGATTCAAGAAACAATTATATTCCAAAAATATCAGAGATTCGAATTTTGAAATCTCATGAACCGACTCCTTATGATCTAAACCACCAGAACGgtaaaatacttacaataacCAACAGAGACACAGACAGATTATCTTTACATCGATACAAGCAGCCAGTACATCGGGGTGATGGCGTCAAACGTGGACCTAGACCGCGATTTCATGAAAAATTAGAAAGAGAACGAGATTATTTCGATAATACAAAACAGAGAGAATATACAAATAGAGTTGATTGTTGTGATGAAAGATACGCTTATTCGAAACAAATGGTCGATTGTTGCAATCGTAAAATAGCCTCCCGGCAACAGATGTCGCTCAACCATATGAAGAAACTTTCGTCGTACGACGATACACATTTCAATAATTTCCTAAAGTCTCAAAAGAAAGTGACCGACATGCTCGAAAGAATATTAGCGTCCAGAAGTAGAGTTCGCAGTGTAGAAAccgcttaa
- the LOC113399462 gene encoding calcineurin B homologous protein 1, which translates to MGNKSSLLLREEEIAQIQEETGFTPNQIERLYSRFTALDKNDCGTLSREDFLRIPELAINPLSERIVHSFFAESHDDRVNFLQFMRVLSHFRPIRKNRENRLNSRDEKLRFAFSMYDLDNDGKISRDELLAILHMMVGVNISEEQLTSIAERTIIEADTNNDQMISFEEFCRALERTDVEQKMSIRFLN; encoded by the exons ATGGGGAACAAGTCGTCATTGTTATTGAGAGAAGAAGAAATAGCACAAATTCAAGAAGAAACTGGCT TTACTCCAAATCAAATTGAGCGCCTGTACTCACGTTTCACAGCACTGGATAAGAATGACTGTGGAACATTATCACGGGAAGATTTCCTCAGAATTCCAGAATTAGCTATCAACCCCTTGAGCGAAAGGATTGTCCATTCTTTCTTTGCCGAGAGCCATGATGATAGAGTAAATTTTCTACAGTTTATGAGAGTGCTGTCCCACTTCCGTCCTATCAGGAAGAATAGGGAGAATAGGCTTAACAGCAGAGATGAAAAATTAAGAT tTGCTTTTTCAATGTACGATTTGGACAATGATGGTAAGATTTCACGTGATGAACTATTGGCTATACTTCATATGATGGTCGGAGTAAATATCAG CGAAGAGCAACTGACAAGCATTGCTGAGAGGACAATCATAGAAGCTGATACAAACAATGATCAAATGATCTCATTTGAAGAGTTTTGCCGAGCTCTGGAGAGGACAGATGTTGAGCAAAAGATGTCTATTCGCTTCCTCAATTGA
- the LOC113399429 gene encoding protein distal antenna, producing the protein MTTKGKRPMRALTPGDKIEAIQRVNDGESKASVARDIGVPESTLRGWCKNEDKLRYMTSRLSSPDTDKSNDGEPPDKRARTESPIAPQSPITTGLDLSSPAAITHNVPQPTLPTDTPVELTTKRSEPSPPLHPTRERRPDPGASVSMSAISPLSGLGHLPGLTHSHLGLSFNEIATNLTLLAQLNPGLSTLSAQPASRALRSVRSPKPAHNGILNMNETKHRSKSNHSADLYRHSSSKSSHHMSSQSASQPVDDTLWYWLKTQQAMLDLTAQTTAAHPLQLGKVSDPTLPTKPVAPAPPVTSHLDYNRNSWLWQYYKQFGGAMPLPEDKLKSASQVPKDKSADNILYSHLTKGKTEDDRGVISPIQTQSLTAEERETVTAPEEPRVAEPAISPEVEVENKEPAAEKPIECGKSQAKARNVLDNLLFNSSNQVVHEENKSNGSANGEWESGTAEALEHGDKFLAWLEASGDPSVTRMHVHQLRALLHNLRTRRAAAVPAVPAAPADAARRK; encoded by the coding sequence ATGACGACAAAGGGCAAGCGTCCCATGCGCGCCCTTACACCCGGAGATAAAATTGAGGCGATACAGCGAGTCAACGACGGCGAATCTAAAGCGTCTGTCGCCCGCGATATTGGCGTGCCAGAGTCTACTCTTCGTGGTTGGTGTAAGAACGAAGACAAGCTGCGCTATATGACCTCTCGTTTATCCTCGCCGGACACAGATAAGAGCAACGATGGAGAGCCGCCCGACAAGAGAGCGCGCACCGAGTCTCCGATTGCGCCACAATCTCCCATTACAACCGGCCTCGATCTCTCAAGCCCGGCTGCTATAACACACAACGTCCCACAACCGACTTTGCCGACTGACACCCCAGTCGAACTAACCACCAAACGAAGTGAACCTTCTCCACCACTGCATCCGACTCGTGAACGTCGCCCTGACCCAGGAGCAAGTGTTTCAATGAGTGCTATAAGCCCTCTATCAGGACTTGGTCATCTGCCTGGACTGACTCATTCACATCTCGGGTTGAGTTTCAATGAGATCGCAACCAATCTGACGTTACTTGCACAACTTAACCCTGGTCTTTCCACTTTGTCAGCTCAACCCGCTAGTCGGGCGTTGCGGTCAGTACGATCACCAAAACCAGCGCACAATGGAATTCTTAATATGAATGAAACCAAGCATCGGAGCAAATCTAATCACTCAGCAGATCTATATCGACACAGCAGTTCCAAATCAAGTCATCACATGAGCTCTCAGTCCGCTAGTCAACCTGTCGATGATACATTATGGTATTGGCTAAAAACCCAACAGGCAATGCTTGACTTAACCGCTCAAACGACGGCTGCACATCCACTTCAACTAGGAAAAGTGAGCGACCCAACCTTGCCTACGAAACCAGTAGCCCCTGCGCCCCCCGTCACTTCACACCTTGATTATAATAGAAATTCATGGCTTTGGCAATATTACAAGCAATTTGGTGGTGCAATGCCTTTACCCGAAGATAAACTTAAATCTGCGTCGCAAGTGCCCAAAGACAAATCCGCcgataatattctttattcacaTCTAACCAAAGGTAAAACGGAAGATGATCGAGGTGTGATCAGCCCGATACAAACCCAATCGCTAACGGCAGAAGAGCGCGAAACCGTAACCGCACCTGAAGAACCACGCGTCGCTGAGCCGGCAATAAGTCCAGAAGTCGAGGTCGAGAATAAGGAGCCAGCTGCAGAAAAACCCATAGAGTGTGGGAAAAGTCAAGCGAAAGCACGAAATGTTCTGGATAATCTGCTCTTCAACAGTAGCAACCAGGTGGTTCACGAGGAGAACAAGAGCAATGGATCTGCCAATGGCGAATGGGAATCGGGAACGGCGGAGGCGCTCGAGCACGGCGACAAGTTCCTCGCGTGGCTGGAGGCGAGCGGCGACCCGAGCGTGACAAGGATGCACGTGCATCAGCTGCGCGCGTTGCTGCACAACCTGCGCACGCGGCGCGCGGCCGCCGTGCCCGCCgtgcccgccgcgcccgccgacGCCGCCCGACGCAAATAA